The Lytechinus variegatus isolate NC3 chromosome 11, Lvar_3.0, whole genome shotgun sequence genome contains the following window.
TTTAGTCTTCGATACAGAAAGTGAAATGGGACGGATTTAAGAAAACAGTAagtgtattgaaaatgcccgtcgaatttaatagaccagttcgtagttacttcatggacaattttggtcaaatgacctttcacctcTTTCATTATGacaggcagatttcaaagcaagatattacgtaagcttgccttacatagcaggatgaagaaattgaatagaccaggtgactagaatagcacaccactgaacactttatgaaggtatttgttgcattcctactttgaatgcatatcacagcatgttgcacaatgtacttgataaactgtgaaataccagtcgttcgtggacgcattgttgttttttgtggatgtaaatgaaaaccactattcaaaagaatatatgactaatcaagacatcaaagttggtgcttatctcattagattttaaaccaccatgtcactttagtacaaatgaccttcctctgatcatgcatagaatcttttgatcatgcgcagaaaggaactacgaactggcttattcaaAGCaaagctgggaggtctttgtcaattctggggcccgttgcagaaagagttgcaatcaaacgcaactctaaaaatcacgcgcaacttgattttcaaccaatcaacatcgcgcattttggacttgagattgattttttgacttgcgattgattttttgacttgcgtttaaacgcaactctttctgcaacagaccacTGGTAAACTGGAACAGCAGTTTCCTCTTAGGTTTCGGAGTTCAGGATTCAGTAATGtttgacaaagacttcttggttgtgcCTTTTCATGATGGGCATGATTTGACAATAGGTCTTACATTTTCCATGCACTGGAATGCTTCGTAGAAGCGAACACCCCCTTAACAATACACTTAAAGACACAACAAGGGCACCGTCAGTCTTAGTAGCGCGGCGACCGATCGATTTGTAGCCggcataaatgaataaataaataaataaataagttaataaaaagaaaatgtctcgTGTGATAAAATCACATCAACACACTCTTCTTCAGATCTATGAATCTAAACAAAGTATGACTGATCAAAATTTGCAACTAGGCGATAAAGCTTTACTCTCtatttcataattgtgatatacAATTCAAGAGATTTATGATAGCCAGGTTGGGACATGTTTACTGTCagccatgggcggaaatcccaggggggacgtgtccccccttctccaaatagtagggggacacaatatcaaatgtttccctactatttttggtcttttatgatgacAAGaattacatcattcaaaattgaaataaaacatgtattttaggacaggatgaccttacttttgatatgaatttttgtcttcttttttttttgcttgttaaatttattttcttgtggtgttacccttcccccccccttttttattgtcaaattttccagccccttgtacCCTACCTTCTGGAAATGATTTCCGTCCCTGCTGTCAGCATGTAGTTATATGCTTCTCTCGCATATTTGTCAATGTATAGTGGATAAATGTGTCCCTTATATCAAgcgatgaaaatgaatattcagcATTAAACGTCTTTACATCACTattcttttatgaaaaaaaattgaatggagTTTGTCCAGCTTCGCAATCAACATTAGGTACATATTTGGTTGGCACATGAATGAAGTGATTAAAATGTTTCAAGATTAGACTTAAAGAGCGAAAGTTTCTCATTCATGTCATTGTAAATCCTGCTTTTAAAAGTAACTGAAAGATAAGGAAGACATTGACATTATTACGCCTTTCACTCTCtatgttttttcatatttctgtgATGACGATGTTTACATCGGTTATGGTTGATGATGGCAGGGGTGGGGCCAGCGGATGATGGTCGCCCTTTGCCGCTTGAGCAGCGAATCTACATGATCAATAACACCTGGAACTGATTTAATGTGTTCTCGAAAGGAATATGGATATAATCTTCAAGATTCAGTTAATATCCAAAGCTCCTTATCTCTAACCTAACATCTTTCATTAAGAATTTCATAGCCTAACTTTTGTCTTCTATTCTTTATTCgaaaatattcttctttttgACGTTTCATGATGTCAACAGCTTTCTCGTAAATCAAGATATCTTCATACAACGCTTCTCTTACTTCAGCACTATTAAGTAAATCTTGTTTCATCTGTTTGATAGACGTGTTATCCGcgttttttcttacttttccaGTATTTTTCGGGACTGAATATGCAGCCGTGAAATTCCTTTTGAAAGCTTCTCCAAAAAGTTCGAGGGATAACTGATATTCCTCTAAGAGTCCTATTACCCCGAACCAGTTCTCTAGGTTTTCAAGAATGTAGTGTAGAAGTGCACGACGTTGGGCTTTCGTTATGGTTTCTTTGTGTAGAGCCTTTTGTTGGAACCAGCATGCGTCTTCGCGTTTTTCTACGTACGGGATATCTCTGGTATGGTTTTGATAGCGCTTGACATACTCATGAGATCTGGAATCATTCTTACAAGTGTCCGGGAGCATGAGAAGTTGATTAAAGAAGTGACTTCCTTGATGGATCGCCCAAGTAGTGATGGAAACGTCTTTGGGTGACACCGGTCCACACAGGGTAGGATGACTTCTATAACAGTAATAGTACGCTGATATAATCCTGTCATATGGATTACGAAGAACCGCCATGTATGTACAAGGTTTACCCTTCAGAACATCACATATGCCAAAGCTAAAACCTCCCATGAAAACTGTAGGTTTGGATGTCCGCCCGTTCTTGATGTAACTAGTAAAGACTTCGGTATTAGTCTTCCTGGTCAGTTTTACTACAGGCATTTGTGCATTATTACGAACATTCCTTAATACAGACTTAGTT
Protein-coding sequences here:
- the LOC121424014 gene encoding uncharacterized protein LOC121424014 isoform X3; amino-acid sequence: MHEVNDSNIARSTMDQHYAADNCRLIRGHLSQRKILVILSVASVIIIYSIAGTWMQNRNEMSSSDPVATWYNNENNRGTIVSKSGKAWGLYGFQDTRLENTRTLNQLMDNKSESLTFSLLANATQHRKGLPNYYIHGTRLGLGEDYSRCSIVFVHLHKAGGTTTKSVLRNVRNNAQMPVVKLTRKTNTEVFTSYIKNGRTSKPTVFMGGFSFGICDVLKGKPCTYMAVLRNPYDRIISAYYYCYRSHPTLCGPVSPKDVSITTWAIHQGSHFFNQLLMLPDTCKNDSRSHEYVKRYQNHTRDIPYVEKREDACWFQQKALHKETITKAQRRALLHYILENLENWFGVIGLLEEYQLSLELFGEAFKRNFTAAYSVPKNTGKVRKNADNTSIKQMKQDLLNSAEVREALYEDILIYEKAVDIMKRQKEEYFRIKNRRQKLGYEILNERC
- the LOC121424014 gene encoding uncharacterized protein LOC121424014 isoform X1, with the protein product MHEVNESNLHSTDSNIARSTMDQHYAADNCRLIRGHLSQRKILVILSVASVIIIYSIAGTWMQNRNEMSSSDPVATWYNNENNRGTIVSKSGKAWGLYGFQDTRLENTRTLNQLMDNKSESLTFSLLANATQHRKGLPNYYIHGTRLGLGEDYSRCSIVFVHLHKAGGTTTKSVLRNVRNNAQMPVVKLTRKTNTEVFTSYIKNGRTSKPTVFMGGFSFGICDVLKGKPCTYMAVLRNPYDRIISAYYYCYRSHPTLCGPVSPKDVSITTWAIHQGSHFFNQLLMLPDTCKNDSRSHEYVKRYQNHTRDIPYVEKREDACWFQQKALHKETITKAQRRALLHYILENLENWFGVIGLLEEYQLSLELFGEAFKRNFTAAYSVPKNTGKVRKNADNTSIKQMKQDLLNSAEVREALYEDILIYEKAVDIMKRQKEEYFRIKNRRQKLGYEILNERC
- the LOC121424014 gene encoding uncharacterized protein LOC121424014 isoform X2, producing MHEVNESNLHSTDSNIARSTMDQHYAADNCRLIRGHLSQRKILVILSVASVIIIYSIAGTWMQNRNEMSSSDPVATWYNNENNRGIVSKSGKAWGLYGFQDTRLENTRTLNQLMDNKSESLTFSLLANATQHRKGLPNYYIHGTRLGLGEDYSRCSIVFVHLHKAGGTTTKSVLRNVRNNAQMPVVKLTRKTNTEVFTSYIKNGRTSKPTVFMGGFSFGICDVLKGKPCTYMAVLRNPYDRIISAYYYCYRSHPTLCGPVSPKDVSITTWAIHQGSHFFNQLLMLPDTCKNDSRSHEYVKRYQNHTRDIPYVEKREDACWFQQKALHKETITKAQRRALLHYILENLENWFGVIGLLEEYQLSLELFGEAFKRNFTAAYSVPKNTGKVRKNADNTSIKQMKQDLLNSAEVREALYEDILIYEKAVDIMKRQKEEYFRIKNRRQKLGYEILNERC